A window of Phaseolus vulgaris cultivar G19833 chromosome 4, P. vulgaris v2.0, whole genome shotgun sequence genomic DNA:
CTTCATCAGGTCTGCCCTGTACCAGATAGAGTGCAACCCACCACAGAACATGACCGCGGAGAACAGGAGGCTCAAGGCCGTGGTCATCGGGGCCATGAGGGCTGCCATTACCAGAGTATCAGATAACCCTGTCGGATCTGAGCGCGAATGAGACTGCCCCGCCTGTGATCTGCGTCGTCACGGCCCCGGCGGCCCCTCCACCAGTGCCACCTGTGGCTGATGGGGTGAGATACAGGGTCTTGATCCCGTCCGGTGCGAACAAGAGGGAGTGCTTGACTACAGCCTTCGTCCTCGACGACAAGGAGAGAGAGCTGGTCAAGATGTGCATTAGAGTGGCCGCCGCTGTTGTCCCCCTGCACGGGCTCAACCTCATGACCGACGCCCACCACTACCTGCCCGACGCCACCAAGCCCTCCTTCAGGTCGTTCTTTGCGGTGGAGAAGCAGGTCTGGGTCACCCCCGAGATCAAGAAGATAACCGACGTCGGGCTGGACGAGCTCAGGGACTCGGCGTGGCACAAGGCTGGGCACCCCATAGTGAACTCCATCAAGTACATGATGGCAACCGACCCTGACATCAAGGAGAGAATGAAGAATGCCAACCTAGGTTCCGCTGCTGCGAGACTGCCAGCTATGGAGCCAGAAGTCAAGGCCGCAAGCACTTACTTGGAGGTCTGCAATGAGGTGAACCCCACGTGGGAATCTATGGGTGGGGGCATCGACACGGAGGAGATGGTTTGGTGGATGGACCAGCTGAGAAAGTTCAAGAAGGGGGCTGTGGCCCTGACAGACGCTGAAGCGATCCCAGTGAAGGGAAGCTTGGGGTTGTACCTCAGGGAACGCAAGGACGTGCTGGATGGGCTGAACGCGGTGCTCAAGGGGTCTGCTGAGACCGTTGCTGTGGCCTTTGGGTTTTATGAGGGCATGCTAGACTCAGGATTTGCCGTCTCAAACCACACCCTGGCCAACGCCCATTCACTGAAGAAGCTCCGCTCGGAGTACATGGGCAAACACTTCTGGGGTGGCGAGTTGTTCAGGGACTACAAGGCCTATAGGAACAACCAGAGGGAGAAGGGCAGCCTCACGATGCCAACTATACTTTGAGTGCGTAGGAGGTGTGTGTTCCGAGGATGTGCCTGTCGGACCAGATGAAGATGACGCATGGTGGGAGGCTTGGGATGTTCTTGCACCGGGCCACCTCTCAGAGCACTAGGTAGTAGTTTTACTTGACCGGGTCTGGTAGAATCGTTCTTTTTTGTTAAGTGGGGGCTCCACCTTTTGCTTGTTAATGATATCAGTAGTTCTTATTTCAACATTTTTTACGAGTCTTTATCTTTAGTATGGATGTGATCGGTTTTTTAAAGATACATTGCTTAACGAATTGAATGCGAAAGGTGCCGGCCATCAGAACATAGTAACATAACAAGCATTTATTTAGACAAGTTAAAGTATGCGCTCGTTACACTTAGCGATATCGGAATGAACCGATGCGTTCGAATGGGTGTTGGGAGGAAATGCCGGTTTGGTTACATCCTGACCGAATTTTGATGACAATGTGTCGGGAGGGTATGTCGATTAAGGTTTCATCATGACCAATGCTTGTGATTGGATTTTGAGGAGGGTATATCGATTAGAGTTTCATCTTGGCTGAGCCATGTGTGTGGAGTgtcgggagggtatgccggttaaggcttcatcctgGTTGAACCATTCCTGTTAGGTTGATTTTATGGTTTGCATGTTGTTTGTCGAAAATGCTTCTTAAAAATCTCTTCGACCGCTGGTGCTACCGAACGAGGAAAAAGTACGTGAATTTTATTCATtgtttaactgaaataaaacttgaggtgtgtggcattccacgtcctcggtacaattttGCATGATAAAATATCTAAGTGGTATGCTcccccttcttctacttctcGAACTCGAAACGGTCCCTCCCAATTTGATGAGAACTTGTCGTCCGACTTCCTAGCGTCGTTTCGCATCCTCCAGACGAGGTCATCCTTGTGGAAGCTCCTTGGCTGAACCTTCGTGTTGTATCTTCTTGCTGCCCAAAACTTGCACGCGGCTTTGTAGATTTTGCTTTTATCACGAAGCTCATTGATGAGGTCAAGCCCGACCGCTAGACTTTCCTGATTGAGGGATAGGTCAAACAGTTGCCGCCTGATGGATGGTTCGCCCACTTTCACTGGGATCATGGCCTCGGTGTTGTACGTGAGGCTGTACGACTTTTCTTGTGTTGTGGTATGAGGGGTGCATCGGTATGCCCACAAGACTTCGAGCAGCTCCTCCATCCACTTTCCTTTCGTTATGCCAAGTCTATTCTTCTATTCGTTTAAGAGAACCTTGTTGGCTGCCTCTGCTTGATGCCAAGGTCCTCGTACAAGGTCTGGAGCCCTTGGTCGATGAACTGTCGTCCATTGTCTGAAACGATCGTGCTTGGTAGCCCGAACCTgtagacaatgttcttccaaacaaaattTTGGACATTTCTGACCGATATGGACGTAAGGGGTTCGACCTCTATCTACTTCGTGAAGTAGTCCACTGCAACCAGCAGGTGCTTTGTTTGACCTTTGCTAGGTGAGAAATGGCCAATGATGTCCATTCCTCATATGGCGAATGACCAGGGTGACGCCATGCTCTGGAGTTCTTATGGTTTTGAGTGGTGTAGGGGgccaaactcttggcatttCAAACACTTATTCACATATTTTGCACAGTCGCCTTGAACGGTCAACCaatagtaccccgcgcggatgACCTTGGCCGCCATGGTTCGCACCCCTGAATGATTACGGCACGCTCCATCATGGATTTTTTGCAATACATACTGGGCTTGCTCCTTGGTAAGACACTTCAAGAGTGGTGTTGAGTAGCCTCTTCGGTATAGATCCTGGTCGATCATGGTGTATCGAGCACACTGTAGCCTAATTGCTTTCTCATTGCCAGGTTTGCAGGTTCCATGCTCTAGGTATTGGATGATTGGACTCATCCAAGTATCGACTTCAGTGATGGCCAGACATTCGACATCTCCCATGCTCGGTTGATTGAAGTGGATTTGAATGACCGAACGGTGACGACTTTGTTTTTTGGTGGACGCGAGGGTGAGATAGGGTGTCCGCTCGTTCGTTGTCTTACCGAGATATGTGTTTGATGGTGACCTTATCAAACTTAGCGATTAAGTTGATGATCATATGGTAGTAGCGTTGGAGGAGAGGTTCCTTAACCTCGAATTCGCCTCTGACCTAACCGACGACCAGTTGTGAGTCGCTTTTGCAGACAACCTCACGTGCCCTGAGGTCATGAGCTAAGTTGAGGCCGGCCAAGATGGCTTCGTATTCGACTTGATTGTTCGATTCCTTAAATGCGAATTGCAGTGCTTGTTCGACCAGCAGGTCTCCTGGTCCCTCTAGGACGACCCCTTCGCCGCACGAGGCCTTGTTGGAAGAGTCGTCAACATAAAGCGTCCACATGGTGGACGCGTCGGGTTGCGGTGCTACCTCTGTCGAGAAGTCCGCCAGGCACTGAGAATTGATGGCGCCTCTCGGCTCGTACttgatgtcaaattctgacTGTTCGACCAACCACCCTATCATTCGCCCTGTAAGATCGggtttagataatattttatatatgggGTAGTTGGTCTTTACTGTGATGGCATGGTTTTGAAAGTACGACCGCATCCTCCTTGCGGTCAATACTAGGGCTAGTGCCACTTTCTCTATCATCTGGTACCTTGTCTCGGCAGCATGGAGCGTGTGGCTGATAATGTACATTGGACGTTCCTCTTTATCGATGTCTTGTACGAGGGCCGCATTGACCGCTTCTTCCGATACTGCCACTATGATTGGTAGATCCTGCCGGGGCTTTTGGATGACTGCCGGTGATGATAGAAAGTCTTTGAGCTAGGTGAAGATGTTTTCACATGCCTCATTCCAGTTGAACTTTGCAGTCTTGCGAAGCATTTGTGCCATGGGTCTAATTCTCTCAGCTAACTGAGGGACGAACCTACACAACATTGTCAACCGGTCGAGGAGCTGTTGCAACTCCTTCCGATTCTTCGGGCTTCTCATCTCGGTGATGGCTTTACACTTATCATGGTTGGCCTTGATTCCTCTGTGAGCCAGCATGAAGCCGATGAATTCCCCCCCCCCTCAACGCCGAACGCGCACTCTCAGGGTTGAGGCGCATGTTGGTCTTCCTCAGAGCGTAAAAGACTTCTTACAAGTCTTTGATGTGTTGGCCGAACGAGTCAGATTTAACCACAATGTAGTCCACGTAAACCTCTACGCTCCGACAGATCATTCCCTTGAAGATCTTGTCCATCAAGCGTTGGTAGGTCACCCCCACATTCTTCAGAGAACGGAATTACCTCGTAGAAGTAGTTTGCACCGTCGGTCGTGAAGACTGTCTTTTCCTTATTCCCGGGatgcatgcttatctggttgTAGTTAGAGTAAGCGTATAGGAAAATAAGTATTTTGTGTCCGGCCGCCCCATCGACAAGTTGATCGATGTTAGGAAGGTGGTAGGAGTaatttgggcatgccttgttagGTCCTTGTAGTCCACGCACATCCGTCATTTGCCGTTGGACTTGGTGACCATGATCACGTTGGCCAACCAAGTTGTGTACCGGACTCCCTTATGAATCCGGCCTTCATGAGCTTTCTAGCCTCGGCCCTGGTCGCGAGCCTTTTCTCTTCACCATGATTCCTCTTCTTTTGCGCGACTGGGCGCGCCTCCTTGTAGACTGAGAGTTTATGGGTTATGACCTCAAGGTTTACCCCTGACACATCAGCAGCCGTCCACAAGAAGAGATCAACGTTTTTCTTCAAGATATTCATCAAATTTTTTGGTAAAGTCaagatttttattaaaatttgtggtaaagtcaAGACTTTTATCAAAATTTGTGGTAAACTTAAGATTTGGTGTTGTGGTGGTATGGTTGTGCGGGGGTGGTGCGGTGAGTAGTGACTTTTGGAATGACGGAGGGTTCTAAGGGTTTCCTTATCCCATGGACTTATTTGAAGGATTGTGAAATATCACCTGCGAAGACGGTATATGATAAGCCTGACCAAATGAAAACTTGTGCTGAGGCTTTGGGAACTACATGTGATATTCCTTTGTCCGAATTACCCACTCCTTGTATTAAGGGAGACAtgatttgttagaatatatgaccttaaacgaaATGAGGGGGGGAATTGTTTAAGAGAtggttttgaaaactttttcagatttaacaaaattctttgtgtgaatccagaacaCGAATCAAGTTTGCCAAGAACTTAAGCAATGAAacagcaaagcaacagaaaaacaatcggttgtttatatcagcaaagtttaaaacaaaaattaaataagttcagagtaagagagagatacaccaacagtttatattggttcacttttaagccaagagctatatccagttcccagaaaaccactgagtaatccactaagcaatcaaaccatattacaaaacacaaaccaccaaagtagtgaccttgaacccttcaagaaacacactacctttggcaaaacacacaaagagtattgatcttgatcacctcaagaacacacaacactccttggaaACACAACACCGGAAATACAAtaggtttagaaaggattacTCTTGTTGACagtacaaactgaaatcaatacaattgcaatcttattccactctctttgaaaacccaaagcttgatgtgaatgttcaaatcttagaaTCTAAAACTTTCTCTTCACAATTGAAAACTCAAAATATTGTTTCTATatcttgtttgaaaacataaacaaaccatttatattttccaaagattggtcaaagcaattaatgaaggagcgtattcagttgaaaaacatttaaaacaaattcaacattcaaaactaaattttgttaggattttcaaataaacaatcggttgaaaccacgaaacaaccgattgtttggcttGATAGTTAAGTTAAGTCAACCAatctaaaacagttttcaacattttcaaaactcataagagtaaaacaaccggttgattcgaaaaaacaacaggttgtttttcacttagttggaaaaacacttgatttcaaaaaggtttt
This region includes:
- the LOC137838857 gene encoding uncharacterized protein, with amino-acid sequence MASGGRYGATEPMNAPYPNAAAVAAQDAVTMPQQWTWLGELPQFSMRNGDPADITPYFIEGLPLPEYQITLSDLSANETAPPVICVVTAPAAPPPVPPVADGVRYRVLIPSGANKRECLTTAFVLDDKERELVKMCIRVAAAVVPLHGLNLMTDAHHYLPDATKPSFRSFFAVEKQVWVTPEIKKITDVGLDELRDSAWHKAGHPIVNSIKYMMATDPDIKERMKNANLGSAAARLPAMEPEVKAASTYLEVCNEVNPTWESMGGGIDTEEMVWWMDQLRKFKKGAVALTDAEAIPVKGSLGLYLRERKDVLDGLNAVLKGSAETVAVAFGFYEGMLDSGFAVSNHTLANAHSLKKLRSEYMGKHFWGGELFRDYKAYRNNQREKGSLTMPTIL